The sequence below is a genomic window from Providencia rettgeri.
TATCCTTAACGCAAATCTTACCGTGCGCACAGGCTGAGATGACGGAAATTAATGGTTAATTATATTTACTTAACTCAATTTGTCATTATAGATAAAGGGTATCGCTATGCCAACTCCATGTTATATTTCCATTGAAGGAAAAACTCAAGGCAACATCACCGCGGGCGCATTTACTGCCGATTCTGTGGGCAACATCTATGTACAAGGTCACGAAGACCAAATGTTAGTCCAAGAATTCTCTCACGTTGTGACAGTGCCGACAGACCCGCAATCTGGTCAACCTTCAGGCCAACGCGCACATAAACCGTTCCGTTTCACGGTAGCGTTAAACAAGGCGGTTCCCCTGCTGTATAACGCGTTAGCGTCAGGTGAAATGTTGCCGAAAGTGGAACTGAAATGGTACCGCACATCAGTAGAAGGTAAACAAGAGCATTTCTTCACCACCACACTGACCGATGCAACCATCGTCAATATTGACTGCCAAATGCCTCACTGCCAAGACCCAGCGAAAGCGGATTTCACTCAGCTTATCGAAGTGTCTCTGTCTTACCGTAAAGTGGACTGGGAGCACACCGTTGCAGGCACATCCGGTGCCGATGACTGGCGCGCGCCGCTCGAAGCGTAATGCCCTTTTGACGAGTCCTTTGGGGCTCGTCACCGCTTTTATTTCGTTCCTCGCTCCTTATCCATTTTGTCATGGAGACTCGTGATGTTTAGCAAAGACCCCAAAAAAACCGCCATTGATCCTGCTTCCATGATAAAAGATGAAGCCTTAAATCAAATTAAAAATATAGTGCAATCTCAAGTCAATGAGCGGGTGTCCAGTAAAGTACAAAAAGCGGCGGCCTTGGCACAGCAAGGTGGGGCTTTGGTATCAACAGCAGCATCCATGGCAACGCAGGCGACATCCCCATTAAACAGTGTAGCCAATAATCCGCTCATTCACGGCGGTGGGTTTGGTGGTGGGTTAAAACTCGGGGGCGGGCAAACTTATTCAGAAAGTCAGGCATTACAAGCGGCTCACGGGGCATTATTGGATGCACTAGGTATGGGAAGCCTGGAAAGTGGCTTGGTGTTTACTTGCTCGATTGCTGGGTTACCGGATGAGACCTTTCAAGTCACCGAATTTAATTTAACAGAAGGGCTATCATCGTTATTTTCCCTTTCGATTAGTGCTGTCAGTGCCTTACCGTTTATTGATTTTCAGAACCACCTTGGCATCGCCTCTTCCTTAACCGTTAAGCGTGATGGTGTTCAAATCCGTAAAGTGAATGGCATTTTAGCGGGGGCCGTTCAAGGAAACACGGATGGCGTAAAGACGTGGTATCACTTTGATATTCGCCCTGAAATGTGGGTAATGACCCTTAATCAAGATAGCCGAATTTTTCAAAATCAAAATGTCCCGACGATATTAAAAACCTTGCTGGATGAAGCGCATGTGAAGTCGGACTGCAAATTTTACCGTGAGGATTTACATCCCCAACGGATTTACACCACCCAAAAGCGCGAGTCTGCGTTTGATTTTTGGTGTCGCCTTGCCTTTGAGGAAGGGATTAACTTTTGGTTTGAAGAGGACCAATTATTTTACAGTGATGAACACATGGGGATGACGGCAGGAATTTACCTGAC
It includes:
- a CDS encoding Hcp family type VI secretion system effector, which translates into the protein MPTPCYISIEGKTQGNITAGAFTADSVGNIYVQGHEDQMLVQEFSHVVTVPTDPQSGQPSGQRAHKPFRFTVALNKAVPLLYNALASGEMLPKVELKWYRTSVEGKQEHFFTTTLTDATIVNIDCQMPHCQDPAKADFTQLIEVSLSYRKVDWEHTVAGTSGADDWRAPLEA